A part of Desulfotomaculum nigrificans DSM 574 genomic DNA contains:
- a CDS encoding menaquinone biosynthetic enzyme MqnA/MqnD family protein codes for MTKIRFGQVDYLNTLPVYHALEEGILPFDGELVKGPPTMLNKMLLEGKLHISSMSSIEYARNVDQCMILPNLSVSADGPVQSILLFSRLPVTELDGKTICLTSSSATSVGLLKVLFDHYYHVEARYVTMAPDLDRMMTTGDAALLIGDDAMKEHLKVKRENLPYQVTDLGEVWKQFTGESMVYALWVIRRDFAKAHPEAVNALCQTCLAAKSYAADHLEGLLEKSRRRTGLPIDVLVDYFKTINNEFTEEHRKALLTYYDYCYKSGLIEERVRLAVWGEESV; via the coding sequence GTGACCAAAATTCGGTTCGGGCAGGTGGACTACCTTAATACACTGCCTGTCTACCATGCCCTGGAGGAAGGTATTCTGCCCTTTGACGGGGAGTTAGTAAAAGGGCCACCTACTATGCTGAATAAAATGCTTTTGGAGGGCAAGCTGCATATATCATCTATGTCGTCCATAGAGTATGCCCGTAATGTGGACCAGTGTATGATTTTGCCTAACCTATCAGTTAGTGCGGACGGACCGGTACAGAGTATCTTGCTATTTAGCCGGTTGCCGGTCACCGAGCTGGACGGAAAAACAATATGTCTTACCTCGTCATCTGCCACCTCGGTAGGTCTGTTAAAGGTGCTCTTTGATCACTATTATCATGTTGAGGCCAGATATGTTACCATGGCACCAGATTTGGACCGAATGATGACAACCGGAGATGCAGCATTGCTGATCGGTGATGATGCTATGAAGGAGCATCTTAAGGTGAAACGTGAAAATTTACCTTATCAGGTAACTGACCTGGGTGAGGTTTGGAAGCAGTTTACCGGGGAAAGCATGGTTTACGCTCTTTGGGTCATTAGAAGGGACTTTGCCAAAGCTCACCCGGAAGCGGTAAACGCTCTTTGCCAGACTTGCTTAGCGGCTAAATCCTATGCGGCTGATCATCTGGAGGGGCTGTTAGAAAAAAGCCGGCGCCGAACCGGGCTGCCCATAGATGTATTAGTTGATTATTTCAAGACTATTAATAATGAGTTTACGGAAGAACATAGAAAAGCCTTGCTTACTTACTATGACTACTGTTATAAAAGCGGTTTGATTGAAGAGCGGGTGCGGTTGGCTGTTTGGGGTGAAGAGAGTGTCTAA
- the mqnC gene encoding cyclic dehypoxanthinyl futalosine synthase gives MKRVSNVEEILNKAVAGQRLTVDEGVTLMKSADLISLGAAANAVRRRLHPDNHVTFIIDRNINYTNICYCKCRFCAFWREPDAPDAYVISQDELFTKIDETIAVGGTELLIQGGLHPELGLDYYVNLLRSIKKRYDIHIHSFSPPEIWHIARKSGVSIREALQQLHQAGLDSLPGGGAEILDNRVRKAISPNKISWEEWMEVMTTAHSIGMKTTATMMFGHVETTEERVLHMVRVREAQDKTGGFTAFIPWSFQPRNTALGGETTDGVDYLRTLAVARLMLDNVKNIQASWVTQGAKLAQISLSFGANDFGSTMLEENVVRAAGVTYRVPLEEILRCIREAGFRPAQRTTDYRIIKEL, from the coding sequence GTGAAGAGAGTGTCTAATGTCGAAGAGATATTAAATAAGGCCGTGGCTGGCCAGAGATTGACAGTTGACGAAGGTGTTACCCTAATGAAGTCAGCAGACTTAATCTCCCTGGGAGCCGCGGCAAATGCAGTGCGGCGGCGCCTGCACCCAGATAACCACGTTACTTTCATTATTGATCGGAACATTAATTATACCAATATTTGCTATTGTAAGTGCCGATTTTGTGCCTTTTGGCGGGAGCCCGATGCCCCGGATGCCTATGTCATATCGCAGGATGAACTATTTACTAAAATTGATGAGACAATCGCTGTTGGGGGTACTGAGCTGTTAATTCAGGGTGGATTACACCCGGAGTTAGGATTAGATTATTATGTTAATCTTCTGAGATCCATTAAGAAACGGTATGACATTCATATCCATTCCTTCTCACCGCCGGAAATCTGGCATATAGCCAGAAAATCCGGGGTTTCCATCCGGGAGGCTTTACAGCAACTGCATCAGGCCGGATTGGATTCACTGCCGGGCGGGGGAGCAGAAATTTTGGATAACCGGGTTCGTAAGGCCATTAGCCCCAATAAGATATCCTGGGAAGAATGGATGGAGGTAATGACCACTGCCCATAGCATTGGAATGAAAACCACCGCCACCATGATGTTTGGTCATGTGGAGACTACCGAGGAACGGGTCTTACACATGGTTCGGGTCAGAGAGGCCCAGGATAAAACAGGGGGTTTCACGGCTTTTATTCCCTGGAGCTTCCAGCCCAGGAACACCGCCTTGGGCGGCGAAACCACGGATGGTGTTGATTATTTAAGAACTCTGGCGGTGGCCCGATTAATGTTGGATAATGTTAAGAATATCCAGGCCTCTTGGGTTACTCAGGGGGCCAAGTTGGCCCAGATATCCTTAAGTTTTGGTGCCAATGATTTCGGCAGCACCATGCTGGAGGAAAATGTGGTGCGAGCCGCCGGAGTTACCTACCGCGTACCCCTGGAGGAAATTTTACGCTGCATTAGGGAAGCCGGTTTCCGGCCGGCGCAAAGAACAACCGACTACCGGATTATTAAAGAACTTTAA
- the mqnE gene encoding aminofutalosine synthase MqnE, with product MDYLFADGELADIKEKVLAGERLSKEDGLRLYRSNNLLAIGYLADIVRKRKNGDKTYFIVNRHINHTNVCENLCKLCAFGRKADAPGAFTLTLDEVEAKAKECNGLKVSEIHIVGGLNPELKLDYYVEMLKRVRRAAPGAVIQSFTAVEIDYLARTHNIPVRDVLLELQRAGLDSLPGGGAEIFSQRVRDKICEKKISGKRWLEVHEVAHSIGMRTNATMLYGHIETLEERIDHLIQLRELQDRTGGFLTFITFPFHSKNTAMENWELTNTTGYEDLKTLAISRLMLDNFDHIKAFWIMLGPKLSQISLSFGVDDLDGTVVEEKIMHDAGAETAQFMAKNKLINLIKAAGKCPVERDTLYNVLWEGF from the coding sequence ATGGACTATCTTTTTGCTGACGGTGAGCTAGCAGACATAAAAGAGAAGGTTCTTGCGGGGGAAAGACTCAGCAAGGAGGATGGCTTACGACTTTATCGCTCCAATAACTTGCTGGCCATCGGTTACCTGGCGGATATCGTGAGAAAACGTAAAAACGGTGACAAAACATATTTTATTGTGAACCGGCATATTAATCATACCAATGTCTGTGAAAACCTGTGCAAGCTATGCGCCTTTGGCCGTAAGGCAGATGCCCCGGGTGCCTTTACTTTAACCTTAGATGAAGTAGAAGCTAAGGCCAAAGAATGCAACGGGCTAAAAGTATCCGAAATACACATTGTAGGTGGATTAAATCCGGAACTTAAATTGGACTACTATGTGGAAATGCTAAAACGCGTGCGCCGTGCTGCTCCGGGAGCGGTTATTCAATCCTTTACCGCCGTTGAAATAGACTACCTGGCCAGAACTCATAATATACCGGTCCGGGATGTTCTTTTGGAGTTGCAAAGGGCGGGGCTTGATTCACTGCCTGGGGGAGGGGCAGAAATATTTTCCCAGCGGGTAAGGGATAAAATCTGTGAGAAAAAAATCAGCGGTAAAAGATGGTTGGAAGTGCACGAAGTTGCTCACAGCATAGGTATGCGTACCAATGCTACCATGTTATACGGACATATAGAAACCCTTGAAGAACGAATTGATCACCTGATCCAGTTAAGAGAATTACAGGACAGAACCGGTGGATTCTTAACCTTTATTACATTTCCCTTCCATTCCAAAAACACTGCGATGGAGAATTGGGAGTTGACCAATACCACTGGTTATGAGGACTTAAAAACTTTAGCCATTTCACGTTTGATGTTGGATAACTTTGATCATATTAAAGCTTTTTGGATTATGCTTGGTCCAAAGTTATCCCAAATATCTTTGTCATTTGGTGTGGATGATTTAGACGGGACTGTAGTTGAGGAAAAAATTATGCATGATGCCGGAGCGGAAACTGCCCAATTTATGGCCAAGAACAAGTTAATTAATCTAATCAAAGCTGCTGGCAAGTGCCCGGTTGAGCGAGATACCCTGTACAATGTTCTTTGGGAGGGTTTTTAG
- a CDS encoding rubrerythrin family protein, translating to MSTENNLKAAFAGESQANRKYLAFAAKADQEGYPGVAKLFRAAAEAETIHALSELKALGLVKSTAENLQAAIEGETYEFTEMYPDFIKTAEEEGNNQAKRVFHFANEAEKVHAELYKKALAALEKKEDIDFYLCPVCGYIHEGSAPDKCPICGAKGSSFKNVG from the coding sequence ATGAGCACAGAAAACAATTTAAAAGCGGCTTTTGCCGGGGAATCCCAGGCTAACCGTAAATATCTGGCGTTTGCCGCTAAAGCGGATCAGGAAGGATATCCGGGGGTAGCAAAGTTATTCCGGGCAGCTGCTGAGGCAGAAACTATTCATGCCTTAAGTGAACTAAAAGCTCTCGGGTTAGTTAAATCCACCGCCGAGAACCTACAGGCTGCCATTGAGGGAGAAACCTACGAATTTACTGAAATGTATCCCGATTTTATAAAAACCGCTGAAGAAGAAGGAAATAATCAGGCTAAAAGAGTTTTTCACTTTGCCAACGAGGCAGAAAAAGTTCATGCAGAATTATATAAGAAAGCATTAGCTGCTTTGGAGAAGAAGGAAGATATAGATTTCTACCTGTGCCCGGTTTGTGGCTATATTCATGAAGGCAGTGCCCCGGATAAATGTCCTATTTGCGGTGCCAAAGGCAGTAGTTTTAAGAACGTTGGCTAA